The following proteins come from a genomic window of Kitasatospora sp. NBC_01246:
- a CDS encoding LLM class flavin-dependent oxidoreductase has protein sequence MRVSVCILPDRPFPEAAPLWRRAEELGFHAAYSYDHLTWGGLPDGAWYGAVPTLAAAAGATSRIRLGTLVSSANFRHPVPLAQDVMTLDTISGGRFVLGYGAGAPDADGIVLGQGAPDTGWSVKERGGRFRESVELLDRLLTGAPEGRPRTTFRGRYFDAIDARLEPGCVQRPRVPFLLAATGPLGMRTVARYGASWAVTDDAELPKDTLTEASAWAGLAQRLESLDAACEREGRDPKSLGRTLLTGFSPLPTMRSAAAFEEVAGRCAELGFTELVVHYPRESGPFATPAHVLEEIAPAHRGAARLP, from the coding sequence GTGCGCGTCAGCGTCTGCATCCTGCCCGACCGGCCGTTCCCCGAGGCGGCCCCGCTCTGGCGGCGCGCCGAGGAGCTGGGCTTCCATGCCGCCTACTCCTACGACCACCTCACCTGGGGCGGCCTGCCGGACGGCGCCTGGTACGGCGCCGTGCCCACCCTGGCGGCCGCCGCCGGGGCCACCTCCCGGATCCGCCTCGGCACGCTGGTCTCCTCGGCGAACTTCCGCCACCCCGTACCGCTCGCGCAGGACGTCATGACGCTGGACACCATCAGCGGCGGCCGGTTCGTCCTCGGCTACGGCGCCGGCGCGCCCGACGCCGACGGCATCGTGCTCGGCCAGGGCGCGCCGGACACGGGCTGGTCGGTGAAGGAACGCGGCGGCCGGTTCCGCGAATCGGTGGAACTGCTGGACCGGCTGCTCACCGGGGCGCCCGAGGGCCGGCCGCGGACCACCTTCCGCGGCCGCTACTTCGACGCGATCGACGCCCGGCTGGAGCCCGGGTGCGTCCAGCGGCCCCGGGTGCCGTTCCTGCTGGCGGCGACCGGACCGCTCGGCATGCGCACCGTGGCGCGGTACGGCGCGTCCTGGGCCGTCACCGACGACGCGGAGCTGCCGAAGGACACCCTCACCGAGGCCTCGGCCTGGGCCGGCCTCGCCCAGCGGCTGGAGAGTCTCGACGCGGCCTGCGAGCGGGAGGGCCGCGACCCGAAGTCACTCGGCCGCACCCTGCTGACCGGGTTCTCGCCGCTGCCCACCATGCGCTCGGCGGCGGCCTTCGAGGAGGTCGCGGGGCGCTGCGCGGAGCTCGGCTTCACGGAGCTGGTGGTCCACTACCCGCGCGAGTCCGGGCCGTTCGCCACGCCCGCGCACGTCCTGGAGGAGATCGCGCCCGCCCACCGCGGCGCCGCCCGGCTGCCCTGA
- a CDS encoding response regulator transcription factor, protein MTEFPPAVHHPIRVLLADDEELIRHGVRLILRHAEGIEVVGEAANGEEAVRVAAETRPDVALIDIRMPVLDGLATIERLLALDPGPQVVMLTTFGDEQNVTRALRSGATGFLLKDEGPQELISAVRAAAGGDAVLSPKVTRSVIDRMLDTGAGTPAAPAPGAVPDQRLAALTGRERDVLALLGLGLANAEIGRRLGIGVGTVKTHVSAVLVKTGTDSRVQAAVLAHRAGLLS, encoded by the coding sequence GTGACCGAGTTCCCCCCTGCCGTCCACCACCCGATCCGGGTCCTGCTCGCCGACGACGAGGAACTGATCCGGCACGGCGTCCGGCTGATCCTGCGCCACGCCGAGGGCATCGAGGTGGTCGGCGAGGCGGCGAACGGCGAGGAGGCCGTCCGGGTCGCCGCCGAGACCCGCCCGGACGTGGCCCTGATCGACATCCGGATGCCCGTGCTCGACGGGCTCGCCACCATCGAGCGGCTCCTCGCCCTGGACCCCGGGCCGCAGGTCGTCATGCTCACCACCTTCGGCGACGAGCAGAACGTGACGCGCGCGCTGCGCTCCGGCGCCACCGGCTTCCTCCTCAAGGACGAGGGCCCGCAGGAGCTGATCAGCGCGGTCCGGGCCGCCGCCGGCGGCGACGCCGTCCTCTCGCCCAAGGTCACCCGGAGCGTCATCGACCGCATGCTCGACACCGGTGCCGGTACGCCGGCCGCCCCGGCCCCTGGCGCCGTCCCCGACCAGCGACTGGCGGCGCTCACCGGCCGCGAGCGCGACGTCCTCGCGCTGCTCGGCCTGGGTCTCGCCAACGCGGAGATCGGCCGCCGACTGGGCATCGGCGTGGGCACGGTGAAGACCCACGTCAGCGCCGTCCTGGTGAAGACCGGCACGGACAGCCGCGTCCAGGCGGCGGTCCTCGCCCATCGGGCGGGGCTGCTGTCCTGA
- a CDS encoding MFS transporter, which yields MIIGKSVGPRTSTAPESSRPQRALILASFVSRVGNGLFNTAAVLYFTLVVHLPAAQVGAGLTVAGLVGLLAGIPAGNLADRYGPRTVWLTALALQAVTMAAFVFIQDWATFTLIATLDRLAATAGGAAGGALIARTGGERPAAFRARLRTFVNLGVVLGTLGAAFAVSVDTRAAYTALILANAASFAGAGLVALVGVPNYRPLPRPEEHHRWAVLADRPYVSFVALYGAMGLQYQTVSLLLPIWLSAHTDAPRWTVAAVYAANSGVCVLLQSRIGSRVETPRQGGRAFRLAGLLFLVSCPLMALTADVPVWVAPALALLAVAVHSLGEVWESSGGFALGFGLAPDHAQGQYQGFLGIGFAAGQALAPLVLTTAVLGLGHAGWLLLGVFFAALGAAGPPVAAWAERTRRPAPDPAHATRDRPEEAALPDSA from the coding sequence ATGATCATCGGGAAGAGTGTCGGCCCACGGACGTCCACCGCGCCGGAGTCGAGCCGCCCGCAGCGCGCCCTCATCCTCGCGAGCTTCGTCAGCCGGGTGGGCAACGGGCTGTTCAACACCGCCGCGGTGCTCTACTTCACGCTGGTGGTGCACCTGCCCGCCGCCCAGGTCGGCGCCGGCCTCACGGTCGCCGGTCTGGTCGGTCTGCTGGCCGGGATCCCGGCCGGGAACCTGGCCGACCGGTACGGCCCGCGCACGGTCTGGCTGACGGCCCTCGCGCTGCAGGCCGTGACGATGGCCGCCTTCGTGTTCATCCAGGACTGGGCCACCTTCACGCTCATCGCCACCCTGGACCGGCTGGCGGCAACCGCGGGCGGCGCCGCGGGCGGTGCGCTCATCGCCCGGACCGGCGGGGAACGCCCGGCCGCCTTCCGGGCGAGGCTCCGCACCTTCGTCAACCTCGGCGTGGTCCTGGGCACCCTGGGCGCGGCCTTCGCCGTCTCGGTCGACACCCGCGCGGCGTACACCGCGCTCATCCTCGCCAACGCCGCCAGCTTCGCCGGCGCCGGCCTCGTCGCCCTGGTCGGCGTCCCGAACTACCGGCCGCTGCCCCGGCCCGAGGAGCACCACCGCTGGGCCGTCCTGGCCGACCGCCCGTACGTGTCCTTCGTCGCGCTCTACGGTGCGATGGGCCTGCAGTACCAGACCGTCTCCCTGCTGCTGCCGATCTGGCTCTCCGCCCACACCGACGCGCCGCGCTGGACGGTGGCGGCGGTCTACGCGGCCAACAGCGGGGTGTGCGTGCTGCTCCAGAGCAGGATCGGCTCCCGGGTGGAGACGCCGCGCCAGGGCGGCCGGGCGTTCCGGCTGGCGGGGCTGCTCTTCCTGGTCAGCTGCCCCTTGATGGCCCTGACCGCGGACGTTCCGGTCTGGGTCGCGCCGGCGCTCGCCCTCCTCGCCGTCGCGGTGCACAGCCTCGGCGAGGTGTGGGAGTCCTCGGGCGGCTTCGCGCTCGGCTTCGGCCTGGCCCCCGACCACGCCCAGGGGCAGTACCAGGGCTTCCTCGGCATCGGCTTCGCCGCCGGGCAGGCGCTGGCTCCGCTGGTCCTGACGACCGCGGTCCTCGGCCTCGGGCACGCGGGCTGGCTGCTGCTCGGCGTGTTCTTCGCGGCCCTGGGCGCGGCAGGCCCGCCGGTGGCGGCCTGGGCCGAACGCACGCGCCGCCCGGCTCCCGACCCGGCCCACGCGACGCGGGACCGGCCCGAGGAGGCCGCGCTCCCGGACTCCGCCTGA
- a CDS encoding ABC transporter permease, with product MLRTALRNVFAHRARLIMTALAITLGVAFVSGTLVFGDTVAEALRGASARSLKDVAVSVQAEARRGSDTGADDTVSTALTGELADRVRTVPGVTSVRPTVNGTATLAAKDGRPLDADTSWQNLATNYAPDAAHGDRDARFPLSAGRGPVDSGELALDRGTAERAGYRVGDTVRFATRGPALTKKLVGTVDTDDPRVRAGGSLALFDTRTAQQLFLQDGRFDELAVGSAPGTDAEELTGRIRALLPAEGITVTSGARLAREQAAQIAESTKELTRMLLAFAGIALFVGAFIIANTFTMLIAQRTRETALLRAVGASRRQVVRAVLAEAALLGLGASAAGIALGTGIATAVRPILDAAGAGLPDGPLVISADTLLRSLLTGVGVTVLAAWLPSRRAAKTAPVEALSTVDQAPPRRGMLLRNSLGGLLTGLGLLTLLYVSTRRDGADANLQAAALGSLLTLTGLIVIAPLLSHPLIRLAGTVTTRLFGVSGRLAEENALRDPRRTAATASALMIGLALITGLSVTGGSTDAALQDAAVRGLTADYKVSNAGYGGIDPALAGKVADVPGVARAVPVASSTLGVRGRAATFTGADPRQLAAVSDLEFSSGSLADLGPGRVALSDQLADETGLSKGDTFPGTLGFGRETRELTVAGVYRRTRTVGGAVGTLGDVLPYAVGGRLDSVLVEAAADGRTRGLDQRIREALGNSPLLQVQDRAQLTKAQSGEIDTMLTMMYGLLGMTVVIAVFGVVNTLAMSVFERTREIGLLRAIGLDDRGVRRMVRLESVVISLFGAVLGIGTGIFLAWACGSLARASLPQYRIVLPWARLGLFLLLGPAIGVLAAVWPARRAARLNTLRAINAQ from the coding sequence ATGCTGCGAACAGCCCTGCGCAACGTCTTCGCCCACCGAGCCCGCCTGATCATGACCGCCCTCGCGATCACCCTCGGCGTCGCCTTCGTCTCCGGCACCCTCGTCTTCGGCGACACCGTCGCGGAGGCCCTGCGCGGCGCCTCCGCCAGGAGCCTCAAGGACGTCGCCGTCTCCGTCCAGGCCGAGGCCCGGCGCGGCTCCGACACCGGCGCGGACGACACCGTGTCCACCGCGCTCACCGGCGAACTCGCCGACAGGGTCCGCACCGTGCCCGGCGTCACCTCCGTGCGCCCCACCGTCAACGGCACCGCCACCCTGGCCGCCAAGGACGGCCGGCCGCTCGACGCCGACACCAGCTGGCAGAACCTGGCGACCAACTACGCACCGGACGCGGCCCACGGCGACCGGGACGCCCGGTTCCCGCTCAGCGCCGGCCGCGGCCCCGTCGACAGCGGTGAACTGGCCCTGGACCGCGGGACCGCCGAGCGGGCCGGCTACCGCGTCGGCGACACCGTCCGCTTCGCCACCCGGGGCCCCGCGCTGACCAAGAAGCTGGTCGGCACCGTCGACACCGACGACCCCCGGGTGCGGGCCGGCGGCAGCCTCGCGCTCTTCGACACCAGGACCGCCCAGCAGCTCTTCCTCCAGGACGGCCGCTTCGACGAGCTGGCCGTCGGCTCCGCGCCCGGCACCGACGCCGAGGAACTCACCGGCAGGATCCGCGCGCTGCTGCCCGCCGAGGGCATCACGGTCACCAGCGGAGCCCGGCTCGCGCGCGAGCAGGCCGCGCAGATCGCCGAGAGCACCAAGGAACTCACCCGGATGCTCCTCGCCTTCGCCGGGATCGCCCTGTTCGTCGGCGCCTTCATCATCGCCAACACCTTCACCATGCTGATCGCCCAGCGCACCCGGGAGACCGCGCTGCTGCGCGCCGTCGGGGCCTCGCGCCGCCAGGTCGTCCGCGCCGTCCTCGCCGAGGCCGCGCTCCTCGGCCTCGGCGCCTCGGCGGCCGGCATCGCGCTCGGGACCGGTATCGCGACCGCCGTGCGGCCGATCCTCGACGCGGCCGGCGCGGGCCTGCCGGACGGCCCCCTGGTGATCTCCGCGGACACCCTCCTGCGCTCCCTCCTGACCGGCGTCGGCGTCACCGTGCTCGCCGCCTGGCTGCCGTCCCGCAGGGCCGCGAAGACCGCCCCGGTGGAGGCGCTGAGCACCGTCGACCAGGCACCGCCCCGGCGCGGCATGCTCCTGCGCAACAGCCTCGGCGGGCTGCTCACCGGCCTCGGCCTGCTCACCCTGCTGTACGTCTCCACCCGGAGGGACGGCGCCGACGCCAACCTCCAGGCCGCCGCCCTGGGTTCGCTGCTCACCCTGACCGGCCTGATCGTGATCGCCCCGCTGCTGTCCCACCCGCTGATCCGGCTCGCGGGCACGGTCACCACCCGGCTCTTCGGCGTCAGCGGCAGGCTCGCCGAGGAGAACGCGCTGCGCGATCCGCGCCGCACCGCCGCCACCGCCTCGGCCCTGATGATCGGGCTGGCCCTGATCACCGGCCTGAGCGTGACCGGCGGTTCCACCGACGCCGCCCTCCAGGACGCGGCCGTGCGCGGCCTGACCGCCGACTACAAGGTGTCCAACGCCGGGTACGGCGGCATCGACCCCGCGCTCGCCGGCAAGGTCGCCGACGTCCCCGGCGTCGCGCGGGCGGTGCCCGTCGCCTCCTCGACCCTGGGCGTGCGGGGCCGGGCCGCCACGTTCACCGGCGCGGACCCGCGGCAGCTCGCCGCGGTCTCCGACCTGGAGTTCAGCAGCGGCTCGCTCGCGGACCTCGGCCCCGGCAGGGTCGCGCTCTCGGACCAGCTGGCCGACGAGACCGGCCTGTCGAAGGGCGACACCTTCCCGGGCACGCTGGGCTTCGGCCGCGAGACCAGGGAGCTGACCGTCGCCGGTGTCTACCGCCGGACCCGCACCGTGGGCGGCGCCGTGGGCACCCTGGGCGACGTCCTGCCGTACGCCGTCGGCGGCCGGCTCGACAGCGTCCTGGTCGAGGCCGCGGCCGACGGGCGCACCCGCGGCCTCGACCAGCGGATCCGCGAGGCCCTCGGCAACAGCCCGCTCCTCCAGGTGCAGGACCGGGCGCAGTTGACGAAGGCGCAGTCCGGCGAGATCGACACGATGCTCACCATGATGTACGGCCTGCTCGGCATGACGGTCGTGATCGCCGTCTTCGGCGTCGTCAACACCCTGGCCATGTCCGTCTTCGAGCGGACCAGGGAGATCGGGCTGCTGCGCGCGATCGGCCTGGACGACCGGGGCGTCAGGCGGATGGTGCGGCTGGAGTCGGTGGTGATCTCGCTGTTCGGCGCCGTTCTCGGCATCGGCACCGGGATCTTCCTGGCCTGGGCCTGCGGCAGCCTGGCCCGGGCCTCGCTCCCGCAGTACCGGATCGTGCTGCCGTGGGCGCGGCTCGGCCTGTTCCTGCTGCTCGGCCCGGCGATCGGGGTGCTGGCGGCGGTCTGGCCGGCCCGGCGGGCGGCCCGCCTGAACACCCTGCGGGCGATCAACGCCCAGTAG
- a CDS encoding sensor histidine kinase translates to MAPLSRNPFTAPGEPGRGLWRALAETTGGAALMLLTQLILGGRGPAGEIQLLLGTVVLVLLAVRRRFPVLSLLGTSVVVGLLPPAGLPAAVTAYTSAKHLTAPRRRSTVLLASAVLAALVCALLAPAIGLGGHAFGLALGAVLAATTLVVPGLLGGSGGQEDRLLRALRERAAAAEAARRLAESESRIHERSRIAAEMHDLVGHRLSLISLHAGGLEMALRKEAPDLRDEAALVRRATGDAMRELREVLGVLGPLGRDTGTDALTDSTGTRSDVEALAAESRTGGIPVELTWDGPDLHERAAQVRRAVHRVVRESLTNVHRYAAGARVTVAVTHTEDRVEVLVRNGLPPVAPEAATGLGTGRGLVGLRERVALLGGTLEAGPTPAGGFAVTARIPARPDPGASLTAAGAPPREAPSEPHADHPPAGLRRRVVDALSGFLGLAGVGVLMMCGLLLVSQASPDPAPRDPEPPRIGMSRAMVERAVYGDDPAVRAAATGREPARAESVTSCIYPTFRYADPTPPAPAAEGTPTDEAAPQGGDRLTITRLCFRGDTLATIDRFTVPMVSRTPPWESP, encoded by the coding sequence ATGGCCCCCCTCTCCCGAAATCCGTTCACGGCCCCCGGCGAACCGGGCCGGGGGCTGTGGCGCGCCCTCGCGGAGACGACCGGCGGCGCGGCGCTGATGCTCCTCACCCAGCTGATCCTGGGCGGCCGCGGCCCGGCCGGCGAGATCCAGCTCCTCCTCGGTACCGTCGTCCTCGTCCTGCTCGCCGTCCGCCGCCGCTTCCCCGTTCTGAGCCTGCTGGGCACCTCCGTCGTCGTCGGGCTGCTGCCCCCCGCCGGGCTGCCGGCCGCCGTGACCGCGTACACCTCGGCCAAGCACCTGACCGCCCCCCGGCGCCGGAGCACCGTGCTGCTCGCCTCCGCCGTGCTGGCGGCGCTGGTCTGCGCCCTCCTCGCCCCGGCCATCGGGCTCGGCGGCCACGCGTTCGGGCTCGCGCTCGGCGCCGTACTCGCGGCGACCACCCTGGTGGTGCCGGGGCTCCTCGGCGGCTCGGGCGGGCAGGAGGACCGGCTGCTGCGGGCGCTCCGGGAGCGGGCCGCCGCCGCGGAGGCGGCCCGCCGGCTCGCGGAGAGCGAGTCCCGGATCCACGAGCGCTCCCGGATCGCCGCCGAGATGCACGACCTGGTCGGCCACCGGCTCAGCCTGATCTCGCTGCACGCGGGCGGCCTGGAGATGGCCCTGCGGAAGGAGGCGCCGGACCTGCGGGACGAGGCGGCCCTGGTCCGCCGGGCCACCGGGGACGCGATGCGGGAGCTGCGCGAAGTACTCGGCGTCCTGGGCCCGTTGGGCCGGGACACCGGGACGGACGCGCTGACCGACAGCACCGGGACCAGATCCGACGTCGAGGCGCTGGCCGCGGAGTCCCGCACCGGCGGCATACCCGTCGAGCTCACCTGGGACGGCCCCGACCTGCACGAGCGCGCCGCCCAGGTGCGGCGGGCGGTGCACCGCGTGGTACGCGAGTCGCTGACCAATGTGCACCGCTACGCCGCCGGGGCCCGCGTCACCGTGGCGGTCACGCACACCGAGGACCGGGTGGAGGTGCTCGTGCGCAACGGCCTTCCGCCAGTGGCCCCCGAGGCGGCGACCGGCCTGGGCACCGGGCGCGGACTGGTCGGGCTGCGGGAACGGGTGGCGCTGCTCGGCGGCACCCTGGAGGCGGGCCCGACGCCGGCCGGGGGCTTCGCGGTCACCGCGCGGATCCCGGCCCGCCCCGACCCGGGAGCGAGTCTCACCGCCGCGGGCGCCCCGCCGCGCGAGGCGCCCTCCGAGCCGCACGCCGACCACCCGCCCGCCGGTCTCCGACGCCGCGTCGTGGACGCCCTCAGCGGGTTCCTCGGCCTCGCGGGCGTCGGCGTGCTGATGATGTGCGGTCTCCTGCTGGTCTCCCAGGCGTCCCCGGATCCCGCCCCCCGCGATCCCGAGCCGCCCAGGATCGGGATGTCCCGCGCGATGGTGGAGCGGGCCGTCTACGGGGACGACCCGGCGGTGCGCGCGGCGGCGACGGGCCGGGAGCCGGCCCGCGCGGAGTCCGTGACGAGCTGCATCTACCCGACGTTCCGCTACGCCGACCCGACACCGCCGGCCCCGGCTGCCGAGGGCACCCCCACGGACGAGGCCGCCCCGCAGGGCGGCGACCGGCTCACCATCACCCGGCTCTGCTTCCGTGGCGATACGTTGGCCACGATCGACCGCTTCACCGTGCCCATGGTGTCGCGCACACCACCGTGGGAGTCCCCGTGA
- a CDS encoding carbohydrate binding domain-containing protein has translation MMRSLAGVSVAAVLGAGLALTGSVTAGAATTNLVANPGFENGLSDWTCTGGSGAAVGSPVHSGTSALKATPTGLDNAQCTQTVSVQPNSQYTLSAYVQGSYVYLGATGSGITTAPSTWTPNSATYSQLSVGFTTGATTTSVTVYLHGWYGQPAFYADDVSLAGPGGSSPTPTATPTTAPPTTAPPTTTPPTTTPPTTTPPTTAPPTTAPPTTTPPTTTPPTTTPPGDTCPTKPKPSGKVLQGYWENWDGAANGVHPGMGWVPITDSRIAAHGYNVINAAFPVILSDGTVLWQDGMDAGVKVSTPAEMCQAKAAGATLLMSIGGATAGIDLSSSTVADKFVATVVPILKKYNFDGIDIDIETGLSGSGSITTLSASQSNLIRIIDGVLAQMPAGFGLTMAPETAYVTGGSVTYGSIWGSYLPIIKKYVDNGRLWWLNMQYYNGSMYGCSGDSYQAGTVQGFTAQTTCLNNGLTIQGTTIKVPYDKQVPGLPAQPGAGGGYMAPGLVSQSWNAFSGSLKGLMTWSVNWDGSKGWSFGDNVKSLQGR, from the coding sequence ATGATGCGTTCCCTCGCCGGGGTGAGCGTCGCCGCCGTCCTCGGGGCCGGCCTCGCCCTGACCGGCTCCGTCACGGCCGGGGCGGCCACCACCAACCTGGTGGCCAACCCCGGGTTCGAGAACGGACTCTCCGACTGGACCTGCACCGGCGGCTCCGGCGCGGCCGTCGGCAGTCCGGTCCACTCCGGCACCTCCGCGCTCAAGGCCACGCCGACCGGCCTGGACAACGCCCAGTGCACCCAGACCGTCAGCGTGCAGCCCAACTCCCAGTACACGCTGAGCGCCTACGTCCAGGGCAGCTACGTCTACCTGGGCGCCACCGGCTCCGGCATCACCACGGCGCCGTCCACCTGGACGCCGAACAGCGCGACGTACAGCCAGCTCAGCGTCGGCTTCACCACCGGGGCGACCACCACCTCGGTGACCGTCTACCTGCACGGGTGGTACGGGCAGCCGGCGTTCTACGCGGACGACGTGTCGCTCGCCGGCCCCGGCGGCAGCAGCCCCACGCCGACCGCGACCCCGACGACCGCGCCGCCGACCACCGCTCCGCCGACGACGACGCCGCCGACGACGACGCCGCCGACCACGACGCCGCCGACCACCGCTCCGCCGACCACCGCTCCGCCGACCACGACGCCGCCGACCACCACCCCGCCGACTACGACGCCGCCGGGTGACACCTGCCCGACGAAGCCGAAGCCCTCGGGCAAGGTCCTCCAGGGCTACTGGGAGAACTGGGACGGTGCCGCGAACGGCGTCCACCCGGGCATGGGCTGGGTGCCCATCACGGACAGCCGGATCGCCGCACACGGCTACAACGTCATCAACGCCGCGTTCCCGGTGATCCTCTCGGACGGCACCGTCCTGTGGCAGGACGGCATGGACGCCGGCGTGAAGGTCTCGACCCCCGCCGAGATGTGCCAGGCCAAGGCCGCCGGCGCGACGCTCCTGATGTCGATCGGCGGCGCCACCGCGGGCATCGACCTGAGCTCCAGCACCGTCGCCGACAAGTTCGTGGCGACCGTCGTGCCGATCCTCAAGAAGTACAACTTCGACGGCATCGACATCGACATCGAGACCGGCCTGTCCGGCAGCGGCAGCATCACCACGCTGTCCGCCTCCCAGTCCAACCTGATCCGCATCATCGACGGTGTGCTGGCGCAGATGCCCGCGGGCTTCGGCCTGACGATGGCCCCCGAGACCGCCTACGTGACCGGCGGAAGCGTCACCTACGGGTCGATCTGGGGCTCCTACCTGCCGATCATCAAGAAGTACGTCGACAACGGCCGCCTCTGGTGGCTGAACATGCAGTACTACAACGGCAGCATGTACGGCTGCTCCGGCGACTCCTACCAGGCGGGCACCGTCCAGGGCTTCACCGCGCAGACCACCTGCCTGAACAACGGCCTGACCATCCAGGGGACCACCATCAAGGTGCCCTACGACAAGCAGGTGCCCGGTCTGCCGGCCCAGCCCGGTGCGGGCGGCGGCTACATGGCGCCGGGCCTGGTCAGCCAGTCGTGGAACGCCTTCAGCGGCTCGCTGAAGGGGCTCATGACGTGGTCGGTCAACTGGGACGGCTCGAAGGGCTGGAGCTTCGGCGACAACGTCAAGTCCCTCCAGGGGCGTTGA
- a CDS encoding ABC transporter ATP-binding protein — MSPQEAVPAPVSPGPAAARATGLSKVYGRGEARVVALDSVSVEFERGRFTAIMGPSGSGKSTLMHCMAGLDAVSAGSTRIGDTELSGLSDRQLTRLRRDSVGFVFQAFNLLPTLTALENITLPMAIAGRRPDRKWLETVVATVGLAGRLGHRPAQLSGGQQQRVAVARALAARPEIVFADEPTGNLDSRAGSEILGFLRESVRELGQTVVMVTHDPAAAAHADRVVFLADGRLTDELLAPTAETVLDRMRRFDTGARTS, encoded by the coding sequence ATGTCACCGCAGGAAGCCGTACCCGCCCCCGTCTCCCCCGGCCCCGCCGCCGCCCGGGCCACCGGACTGAGCAAGGTCTACGGCCGGGGCGAGGCCCGGGTGGTCGCGCTGGACTCGGTCTCGGTCGAGTTCGAACGCGGCCGGTTCACGGCGATCATGGGGCCGTCCGGCTCCGGCAAGTCGACGCTGATGCACTGCATGGCCGGTCTCGACGCGGTCAGCGCGGGCTCCACGCGGATCGGTGACACCGAACTGTCCGGCCTGAGCGACCGGCAGCTCACCCGGCTGCGCCGGGACAGCGTCGGTTTCGTCTTCCAGGCGTTCAACCTGCTCCCCACCCTGACGGCGCTGGAGAACATCACGCTGCCGATGGCCATCGCGGGCCGCCGGCCGGACCGGAAGTGGCTGGAGACCGTCGTGGCGACCGTCGGCCTCGCCGGGCGGCTGGGCCACCGCCCCGCCCAGCTGTCCGGCGGCCAGCAGCAGCGGGTCGCCGTGGCCCGCGCCCTCGCCGCCCGGCCGGAGATCGTCTTCGCCGACGAACCGACCGGCAACCTGGACTCCCGCGCCGGCTCCGAGATCCTCGGCTTCCTGCGGGAGTCCGTACGGGAGTTGGGCCAGACCGTGGTGATGGTCACCCACGACCCGGCGGCCGCCGCGCACGCCGACCGCGTGGTCTTCCTCGCCGACGGCCGGCTCACCGACGAGCTGCTCGCCCCGACCGCCGAGACCGTCCTGGACCGGATGCGGCGCTTCGACACCGGCGCCCGCACGAGCTGA